A window of Apium graveolens cultivar Ventura chromosome 8, ASM990537v1, whole genome shotgun sequence contains these coding sequences:
- the LOC141678232 gene encoding uncharacterized protein LOC141678232: MVSTDNGEVTVGVDETSGAKVKGVVPLRIGTSRRELLGNEDPQILSDGSLSSVVNRINFFNFGALESPTIKFQRIAVLRDEFSRTVPFSGSIRERISKVFSRKIDWNNLKKICKEWIRNPMNMVLLLWVICVAVSGAILFLVMTGMLNSALPRKNQRNAWFEVNNQILNALFTLMCLYQHPQRLYHLVLLLRWKPEDICRLRKVYCKNGTYKPHEWTHMMVVILLLNLNCFAQYALCGLNVGYKRSDRPALGVGITISFAIGCPAIAGVYAIVSPLGKDYHSEHDEEAQQLQNISSDINRKSPLRLKTLEKRFSFAHRSAGNTEEDRPQWSGSIFDMWEDISLAYLSLFCSFCVFGWNMERLGFGNMYVHIATFLLFCLAPFWIFNLAAININDEVVREILGLTGVFLCIFGLLYGGFWRIQMRKRFNLPPYTFCWGKPAIADCALWLFCCWCTLAQEVRTGNAYDIEEDKFYRKKGDEDTQLPMSPLPREDEQGYQVKSGSSSPFVNSSSPANILKANSSSPSRFSNEYRSPGRQLPAVELSNTNIRDEIMKPPAPALIQREAS; encoded by the coding sequence ATGGTATCAACTGATAACGGTGAAGTCACAGTGGGAGTTGATGAAACTAGTGGTGCTAAAGTCAAGGGGGTTGTGCCTCTGCGCATCGGAACATCTCGTAGGGAGCTTCTTGGGAATGAGGACCCTCAAATTCTGTCTGATGGTAGCTTAAGTTCAGTGGTCAACAGAATTaatttcttcaattttggtgcTTTAGAGTCTCCAACTATTAAATTTCAAAGGATTGCAGTTCTGAGAGATGAATTTTCGCGTACTGTGCCTTTTTCGGGTAGTATTCGAGAACGCATTAGTAAAGTTTTTAGTCGGAAAATTGATTGGAACAACCTTAAAAAAATTTGCAAAGAATGGATAAGAAATCCAATGAATATGGTCCTTTTATTGTGGGTAATTTGTGTTGCTGTGTCTGGTGCAATTCTATTTCTTGTCATGACTGGAATGTTAAATAGTGCGTTGCCTAGGAAAAACCAGAGGAATGCTTGGTTTGAAGTTAATAATCAAATCCTCAATGCATTATTCACCCTTATGTGTCTGTACCAACACCCACAACGATTATACCACCTTGTACTTCTCTTGAGATGGAAGCCAGAAGATATTTGTAGACTACGGAAGGTTTACTGTAAGAATGGGACTTATAAACCTCATGAATGGACACACATGATGGTTGTCATACTTCTTCTCAACCTCAACTGTTTTGCACAGTATGCCTTGTGTGGTCTTAATGTGGGATACAAGAGATCAGATCGTCCTGCTTTAGGGGTTGGAATAACTATTTCTTTTGCAATTGGTTGCCCTGCAATTGCTGGTGTTTATGCCATTGTTAGCCCCCTTGGAAAGGACTACCATTCTGAACATGATGAAGAAGCTCAACAACTTCAGAATATCTCTTCGGATATTAACAGGAAAAGCCCACTGAGATTAAAAACATTGGAAAAGAGATTTTCATTTGCGCATAGATCTGCGGGCAATACTGAAGAAGACAGACCACAGTGGAGTGGAAGCATATTTGATATGTGGGAAGATATTTCTTTAGCATATCTATCTCTATTCTGTAGTTTTTGTGTTTTTGGGTGGAATATGGAGAGGCTTGGATTTGGTAACATGTATGTTCATATTGCGACTTTTCTTCTTTTCTGTCTGGCTCCATTTTGGATCTTCAACTTGGCTGCCATCAATATTAATGACGAAGTTGTGAGGGAGATATTGGGGCTTACTGGGGTTTTCCTTTGTATATTTGGTTTACTCTATGGTGGTTTTTGGAGGATTCAAATGAGGAAGAGATTTAATTTGCCACCGTATACTTTCTGCTGGGGTAAACCAGCCATTGCCGATTGTGCATTGTGGCTTTTCTGTTGTTGGTGTACACTTGCTCAGGAAGTGCGAACTGGCAATGCTTATGACATTGAAGAGGATAAGTTCTACAGGAAGAAAGGGGACGAAGATACTCAATTACCAATGTCTCCTCTACCCCGTGAAGATGAACAGGGTTATCAGGTTAAGTCGGGCTCAAGTTCGCCTTTTGTGAACAGTTCTTCTCCAGCAAACATATTGAAAGCAAACTCTTCAAGTCCAAGCAGATTTTCAAATGAATACCGTAGCCCTGGCAGGCAGCTTCCTGCGGTAGAACTTTCCAATACAAATATTAGGGATGAAATTATGAAACCTCCTGCTCCAGCATTAATACAAAGAGAAGCCAGTTAA
- the LOC141678482 gene encoding putative LRR receptor-like serine/threonine-protein kinase At1g53440 — translation MTRLRISDLTGRNSTIPDLKDMQSLHVLILRNCLINGALPEYFGVLGQLKTLYLNHNSLTGEIPSWISGSKENFDVSYNNFSWRAEYNCQPSNVVAWCVKKDLPCSRKPQCKCNNNLTLQL, via the exons ATGACAAGATT GAGGATATCTGATCTGACTGGAAGAAATTCGACTATCCCAGATTTAAAAGATATGCAATCCTTGCATGTGCT GATATTAAGAAATTGCTTGATCAATGGTGCACTTCCAGAATACTTTGGAGTACTTGGTCAACTAAAAACCCT GTATCTCAATCACAATTCATTGACTGGAGAGATACCAAGTTGGATTTCTGGCAGCAAAGAAAATTT TGATGTATCTTACAACAATTTTTCATGGAGAGCTGAATATAACTGCCAGCCATCTAATGT AGTCGCTTGGTGCGTAAAGAAAGATCTTCCCTGCTCCCGAAAACCTCAATGTAAGTGCAACAACaatcttactcttcaactatga